The genomic segment GCCGCTGATGTTGCGGCGCGCGACGCTGCACGGAATTTCAGTCGGCAGCCGGCGCGCGCTCGAAGCGCTCGTTGCGGCCATCGACGCGCATCGGCTGAAGCCGGTCATCGATACGGTCTACGCGTTCGGCGACGCGCGGCGCGCGTTCGCGCATCTCGAGCGCGGGCCGTTCGGCAAGATCGTCGTCCGCGTGCGCGACTGAGCGGATGTCGCCCGCGTCGGCGCGCCGGCCCTCGGGCGGGGCGGCGAACAGCCGATCAGGCAATCGGCCGACTACCCGACGCCCGACGCCCGCGTCAAGCCTCCCGCAGCACGCGCTCGACCGCCGCGACGGCCGCCTGCGCGCCGCCGTACAGGGTCGCACCGTGCAGCACGTAGCCGCGCTCGCCCACCGTCAGCAGCAGTTGCGGCACGCCTGACGCGCCGAGCCGCTGCATCGCCTGCTGCGTGCGGGCGATGCGTTCGGCCGTCGCGCTCGCGAGCGCGGCGTCGGTGTCGATCCGGCGCGCGAGCGCGTCGGCGTCGATCGTCACCCCGCCCGCCCGCGCCGCGACGTCCGCCGCGACGCGCGCGAGCACGTCCGGGCGCGCGGTGTCGAGGCCGTCGACGTAGCGCGCGAGCTGGATCGCTTCGAGCAGCGGCCGCTCGAGCCGCGCGTCGATGCCCCCCAGCGCGGTCAATGCGCGGTTCGCGGGCCCGGAATCGAAACGCACGCCGCCGCGCTGCAGCACCTGCTCGCGATACGCGTGCGTGAAGCGCTGGCCCGTCATCTGCGCGATGCGCTGATCGTTGCGCCACGCGTACTCGCCCCATTCGGGCGTCAGCTCGCGCGCGCCTTCGCCGGTGAAGAGCCCCGACGGCATCAGCTCGAGCACGCCGGGGTGCGCGGCGTCGAGCCCGGCGAGCGCGGGCGCGCTCGCATAGCACCAGCCGCACAGCGGATCGAAGAAATACTGAAGCAGGAATTGGTTCATCGCGGTCGCTCGTTTGCCAAGACAAGGAAAGTGGAGCGAGTCTATTCGATATCCATTCGATCAAATAGAATGTACGAGTCGACAATTTGTTGCATGGATTGAGCGAATATGGACCGAATCACCGCGATGCGGGTGTTCGTCGAAACGGCCGAGCGCGGCAGCGTATCGGCCGCCGCGCAGCATCTGGACATGTCGCGCGCGATGGCGTCGCGCTACGTCGCGTTCATCGAACAATGGACGGGCGCGCGGCTGCTGCACCGGACGACGCGGCGCCTGACGCTGACCGCGGCGGGCGCGCAGATGCTGCCGCTCTGCCGCGACATGCTCGGGCTCGCCGATCACGTCGCGACCGTCGTCGCGGAGCCGGGCGACGCGCCGCGCGGCGCGCTGAGGATCACCGCGAGCGCGATCTTCGCGCAGACGCACGTGACCGACGCGGTGCTCGACTACCTGGCCCGCTACCCGGCCGTGTCGGTCGATCTGCTCGTCACCGACCGCACCGCCGATCTCGTCGACGAACGGATCGATCTGGCCATCCGGATCACGAACGAGGTCGACCCGAGCCTGATCGCGCGGCGGCTCGGCACGTGCCGCTCGGTGCTGTGCGCGTCGCCCGGCTACCTGGCCGAGCACGGCGCGCCGAAGCGGCCGCACGATCTCGCGCGGCACAACTGCCTGACGTATGCCTATTTCGGGCAGAGCCTGTGGCACCTGACGCGCGACGGCGAGCCGGCGACGGTGCCCGTGCAGGGCAATCTGAGCGCGAACGACGCGCTCGTGCTGTTGCGCGCGGCGATCAAGGGCGGCGGCGTCGCGCTGCTGCCGACGTTCGCGGCGGC from the Burkholderia humptydooensis genome contains:
- a CDS encoding DsbA family protein, with the protein product MNQFLLQYFFDPLCGWCYASAPALAGLDAAHPGVLELMPSGLFTGEGARELTPEWGEYAWRNDQRIAQMTGQRFTHAYREQVLQRGGVRFDSGPANRALTALGGIDARLERPLLEAIQLARYVDGLDTARPDVLARVAADVAARAGGVTIDADALARRIDTDAALASATAERIARTQQAMQRLGASGVPQLLLTVGERGYVLHGATLYGGAQAAVAAVERVLREA
- a CDS encoding LysR family transcriptional regulator yields the protein MDRITAMRVFVETAERGSVSAAAQHLDMSRAMASRYVAFIEQWTGARLLHRTTRRLTLTAAGAQMLPLCRDMLGLADHVATVVAEPGDAPRGALRITASAIFAQTHVTDAVLDYLARYPAVSVDLLVTDRTADLVDERIDLAIRITNEVDPSLIARRLGTCRSVLCASPGYLAEHGAPKRPHDLARHNCLTYAYFGQSLWHLTRDGEPATVPVQGNLSANDALVLLRAAIKGGGVALLPTFAAAEPVRAGALVRVLPDCAAPDLGIYAVYASRKQMPLAMRTMIDFLAERFGDTPAWDA